In the genome of Gadus chalcogrammus isolate NIFS_2021 chromosome 21, NIFS_Gcha_1.0, whole genome shotgun sequence, one region contains:
- the pum2 gene encoding pumilio homolog 2 isoform X8 produces the protein MSVPCSILGMNDVAWQETRGGMLHANGAPETGVVRVHGGGPLATVGVAGQGPGEPHLQGMDRASNPTPGTPQPPLSGRSQDDATVGYFFQRQPGEQLGGCVPSKHRWPTGDGNHIDQVRAADEMNYDFQALALESRGMGELLPAKKLWESDELAKDGRKGMLLGEEWRDNAWGTSHHSVSQPIMVQQRPGQSFHGNGDANSVLSPRSEGGGLGVSMVEYVLSSSPGDKMDSRYRNGGYGTGDVNPDGREKSDVPDKTSPFEEDKNPELKSGEEGDPSKANGRGLLNGMDKDFNPTPGSRQASPTEAVERMGPGQGGMEMMGQHPHQHQHQHQHPHQHQHLHQHQHPHHAHAMQQQQQQQQQQQQQQQQQQQNAVQNKGPNEDFQGHDGQGMGGMEQQQQQQQQQQQQAGVESLQFDYVGNQIQVDSSGTPVGLFDYNSQQQLFQRSNHLTVQQLTAAQQQQYALAAAQQQHLAGLAPAFVPNPYIINAGPPGTDPYTAAGLAAAASLAGPTVVPPQYYGVPWGVYPANLFQQQAAANANHSANQQASNQGPGPGQQVMRTGNNQRPLTPGQGQQSQQESLAAAAAAANPALAYAGMSGYQVLAPAAYYDQNGALVMGPGARGGLGGPMRLVQTPLLLNPAAAQAASASGSGNMSGPQGNAMYRSLTQQQQSQAQQQQQAQQQQQAQQQQQQQQQQQQQQQQQQQQQGLPYASASLPPTSQSSSLFSHASAGQPPPSSSLGFGGAQGSLGVGLASALGGFGSSVSSSSSSSVSRRDSLLANSDLYKRGGSSLTPIGQPFYNSLGYSSSPSPIGLTPGHSPLTPPPSLPSSHGSSSSLHLGGLTNGSGRYISAAPGAEAKYRSSGSASSLFNSSSQLFPPARPRYSRSDVMPSGRSRLLEDFRNNRFPNLQLRDLPGHMVEFSQDQHGSRFIQQKLERATPAERQMVFGEILQAAYQLMTDVFGNYVIQKFFEFGSADQKLALATRIRGHVLPLALQMYGCRVIQKALESISSDQQVISDIVRELDGHVLKCVKDQNGNHVVQKCIECVQPQALQFIIDAFQGQVFVLSTHPYGCRVIQRILEHCTQEQTLPILEELHQHSEQLGQKYQGVSLEMTPKTYYTVSSDALFKDQYGNYVIQHVLEHGRPEDKSKIVAEVRGKVLVLSQHKFASNVVEKCVIHSSRAERALLIDEVCCQKDGPHSALYTMMKDQYANYVVQRMIDMAEPAQRKIIMHKIRPHIATLRKYTYGKHILAKLEKYYMKSGADLGPIGGPTNGLM, from the exons GTGCGTGCTGCGGATGAGATGAACTATGACTTTCAAGCACTGGCTTTGGAATCAAGGGGCATGGGAGAG ctcctgcctgcaaaaaagcTTTGGGAGTCTGATGAATTGGCGAAGGATGGACGGAAAGGAATGTTACTAGGAGAAGAATGGCGGGATAATGCGTGGGGAACATCCC aTCATTCAGTGTCCCAACCTATCATGGTGCAACAGAGACCAGGACAGAGTTTCCACGGGAATGGGGATGCCAACTCCGTGCTGTCCCCCCGCTCCGAAGGCGGTGGGCTGGGTGTGAGCATGGTGGAGTACGTGCTCAGCTCCTCTCCCGGTGATAAGATGGACAGTCGTTACAGGAACGGCGGCTAT GGTACTGGAGACGTTAACCCAGACGGCAGAGAGAAGAGTGACGTCCCAGATAAGACGTCTCCGTTTGAGGAAGATAAAAACCCAGAGTTGAAATCTGGGGAGGAGGGCGACCCTTCAAAGGCTAACGGAAGAGGCCTTCTCAATGGCATGGACAAAGACTTCAA TCCTACCCCTGGTAGTCGCCAGGCCTCGCCCACCGAGGCTGTGGAGAGGATGGGCCCTGGTCAGGGTGGCATGGAGATGATGGGACAACATCCGCACCAACATCAACACCAACATCAGCATCCCCACCAACATCAGCACCTGCATCAGCACCAGCACCCCCATCACGCTCACgccatgcagcagcagcagcagcagcagcagcagcaacagcagcagcaacagcaacagcagcagaacgcTGTGCAGAACAAGGGCCCCAATGAGGACTTCCAGGGCCACGACGGCCAGGGCATGGGAGgcatggagcagcagcagcagcagcagcagcagcagcagcagcaggctggtGTGGAGTCTCTGCAGTTTGACTACGTCGGAAACCAGATCCAGGTGGACTCCTCCGGGACCCCTGTGGGACTGTTTGACTACAACTCCCAGCAGCAG CTGTTCCAGAGATCCAACCATCTGACCGTTCAGCAGCTCACTGCTGCTCAGCAACAACAATATGCTCTAGCTGcagcgcagcagcagcatctgG CTGGACTTGCCCCTGCTTTTGTGCCAAACCCGTACATCATCAACGCTGGTCCTCCTGGGACTGACCCCTACACCGCCGCAGGCCTGGCCGCCGCAGCCTCGCTCGCAG GGCCAACAGTTGTCCCGCCGCAGTACTACGGTGTACCGTGGGGCGTGTATCCAGCCAACCTTTTTCAGCAACAGGCCGCAGCAAATGCCAATCACTCGGCCAATCAGCAAGCATCCAATCAGGGACCAGGTCCGGggcaacag GTGATGCGCACAGGAAACAACCAGCGGCCCCTGACCCCAGGCCAGGGCCAGCAAAGCCAACAGGAGAGTCTGGCTGCTGCGGCGGCCGCAGCTAACCCCGCCCTGGCCTACGCCGGTATGTCAG gctaccaggtgttGGCCCCTGCTGCTTACTATGACCAGAATGGTGCCCTGGTgatgggccccggggcccgcggTGGTCTAGGAGGCCCCATGCGTCTTGTCcaaactcctctcctcctgaacCCTGCCGCAGCCCAGGCCG CGTCTGCATCTGGCTCGGGCAACATGTCGGGCCCTCAGGGGAACGCGATGTACCGCTCCctaacccagcagcagcagtcccaggcccagcagcaacaacaggcccagcagcagcaacaggcccagcagcaacagcagcaacagcagcagcaacagcagcaacagcagcagcaacagcagcagcagggcctgCCCTACGCCTCGGCCTCgctgccccccacctcccaGAGCAGCTCCCTGTTCTCCCACGCCTCGGccggccagcccccccccagctcctcgcTGGGCTTTGGCGGCGCACAGGGCTCCCTCGGCGTGGGCTTGGCCTCGGCACTCGGGGGCTTTGGCTCCTCGG TGTCCAGCTCCAGCAGTAGCAGTGTCTCCCGCAGAGATTCCTTGCTGGCCAACTCCGACCTCTACAAGCGCGGCGGCAGCAGCCTCACCCCCATCGGCCAGCCCTTCTACAACAGCCTGGGCTACTCGTCCTCGCCCAGCCCCATCGGCCTGACCCCTGGACACTCCCCGctcacccccccgccctccctgccctcctcccACGGCTCATCCTCCAGCCTTCACCTCG gAGGTCTGACCAACGGTAGCGGGCGCTACATCTCGGCGGCCCCGGGCGCGGAGGCCAAGTACCGCAGCAGCGGCAGCGCCTCCAGCCTGTTCAACTCCAGCAGCCAGCTGTTCCCGCCGGCCCGGCCCCGCTACAGCCGCTCAGACGTCATGCCCTCCGGACGCAGCCGGCTGCTGGAGGACTTCCGCAACAACCGCTTCCCCAACCTGCAGCTGCGCGACCTGCCCGGCCACATGGTGGAGTTCTCCCAGGACCAGCACGGCTCCAG GTTCATCCAACAGAAGCTGGAGAGGGCCACGCCCGCCGAGAGACAGATGGTGTTTGGCGAAATCCTGCAGGCGGCGTACCAGCTGATGACGGACGTGTTTGGGAACTATGTAATCCAGAAGTTCTTTGAG TTTGGGAGCGCGGACCAGAAGCTGGCCCTCGCCACCAGGATCCGTGGCCACGTGCTGCCCCTGGCTCTGCAGATGTACGGCTGCAGGGTCATCCAGAAGGCCCTGGAGTCCATCTCCTCCGACCAGCAGGTAATT AGCGACATCGTGCGTGAGCTGGACGGTCACGTGCTCAAGTGTGTGAAGGACCAGAACGGCAACCACGTGGTGCAGAAGTGCATCGAGTGTGTCCAGCCGCAGGCCCTGCAATTCATCATCGACGCCTTCcagggccag GTATTCGTGCTGTCCACCCACCCATACGGCTGCAGGGTGATCCAGAGGATTCTGGAGCACTGCACCCAGGAGCAGACCCTGCCCATCCTGGAGGAGCTGCACCAACACTCCGAGCAGCTGGGCCAG AAGTATCAAGGCGTATCATTGGAGATGACGCCCAAAACATATTATACAGTGTCCAGCGATGCACTGTTCAAG GACCAGTACGGTAACTATGTGATTCAGCACGTCCTGGAGCACGGCAGACCTGAGGACAAGAGCAAAATCGTGGCCGAGGTGCGCGGGAAGGTCCTTGTCCTGAGTCAGCATAAATTTGCAAG CAACGTGGTGGAGAAGTGTGTGATCCACTCGTCTCGTGCCGAGAGGGCCCTGCTCATCGACGAGGTGTGCTGCCAGAAGGACGGCCCCCACAGCGCCTTGTACACCATGATGAAGGACCAGTACGCCAACTACGTTGTCCAGAGGATGATCGACATGGCAGAGCCTGCCCAACGCAAGATCATCATGCACAAG ATCCGGCCTCACATCGCCACCTTGCGCAAGTACACCTACGGCAAGCACATCCTGGCCAAGCTGGAGAAGTACTACATGAAGAGTGGCGCCGACCTAGGGCCCATCGGGGGCCCCACAAACGGCCTCATGTAG
- the pum2 gene encoding pumilio homolog 2 isoform X2 — protein sequence MSVPCSILGMNDVAWQETRGGMLHANGAPETGVVRVHGGGPLATVGVAGQGPGEPHLQGMDRASNPTPGTPQPPLSGRSQDDATVGYFFQRQPGEQLGGCVPSKHRWPTGDGNHIDQVRAADEMNYDFQALALESRGMGELLPAKKLWESDELAKDGRKGMLLGEEWRDNAWGTSHHSVSQPIMVQQRPGQSFHGNGDANSVLSPRSEGGGLGVSMVEYVLSSSPGDKMDSRYRNGGYGTGDVNPDGREKSDVPDKTSPFEEDKNPELKSGEEGDPSKANGRGLLNGMDKDFNPTPGSRQASPTEAVERMGPGQGGMEMMGQHPHQHQHQHQHPHQHQHLHQHQHPHHAHAMQQQQQQQQQQQQQQQQQQQNAVQNKGPNEDFQGHDGQGMGGMEQQQQQQQQQQQQAGVESLQFDYVGNQIQVDSSGTPVGLFDYNSQQQLFQRSNHLTVQQLTAAQQQQYALAAAQQQHLAGLAPAFVPNPYIINAGPPGTDPYTAAGLAAAASLAGPTVVPPQYYGVPWGVYPANLFQQQAAANANHSANQQASNQGPGPGQQVMRTGNNQRPLTPGQGQQSQQESLAAAAAAANPALAYAGMSGYQVLAPAAYYDQNGALVMGPGARGGLGGPMRLVQTPLLLNPAAAQAASASGSGNMSGPQGNAMYRSLTQQQQSQAQQQQQAQQQQQAQQQQQQQQQQQQQQQQQQQQQGLPYASASLPPTSQSSSLFSHASAGQPPPSSSLGFGGAQGSLGVGLASALGGFGSSGQSPHANVSSSSSSSVSRRDSLLANSDLYKRGGSSLTPIGQPFYNSLGYSSSPSPIGLTPGHSPLTPPPSLPSSHGSSSSLHLGGLTNGSGRYISAAPGAEAKYRSSGSASSLFNSSSQLFPPARPRYSRSDVMPSGRSRLLEDFRNNRFPNLQLRDLPGHMVEFSQDQHGSRFIQQKLERATPAERQMVFGEILQAAYQLMTDVFGNYVIQKFFEFGSADQKLALATRIRGHVLPLALQMYGCRVIQKALESISSDQQVISDIVRELDGHVLKCVKDQNGNHVVQKCIECVQPQALQFIIDAFQGQVFVLSTHPYGCRVIQRILEHCTQEQTLPILEELHQHSEQLGQKYQGVSLEMTPKTYYTVSSDALFKDQYGNYVIQHVLEHGRPEDKSKIVAEVRGKVLVLSQHKFASNVVEKCVIHSSRAERALLIDEVCCQKDGPHSALYTMMKDQYANYVVQRMIDMAEPAQRKIIMHKIRPHIATLRKYTYGKHILAKLEKYYMKSGADLGPIGGPTNGLM from the exons GTGCGTGCTGCGGATGAGATGAACTATGACTTTCAAGCACTGGCTTTGGAATCAAGGGGCATGGGAGAG ctcctgcctgcaaaaaagcTTTGGGAGTCTGATGAATTGGCGAAGGATGGACGGAAAGGAATGTTACTAGGAGAAGAATGGCGGGATAATGCGTGGGGAACATCCC aTCATTCAGTGTCCCAACCTATCATGGTGCAACAGAGACCAGGACAGAGTTTCCACGGGAATGGGGATGCCAACTCCGTGCTGTCCCCCCGCTCCGAAGGCGGTGGGCTGGGTGTGAGCATGGTGGAGTACGTGCTCAGCTCCTCTCCCGGTGATAAGATGGACAGTCGTTACAGGAACGGCGGCTAT GGTACTGGAGACGTTAACCCAGACGGCAGAGAGAAGAGTGACGTCCCAGATAAGACGTCTCCGTTTGAGGAAGATAAAAACCCAGAGTTGAAATCTGGGGAGGAGGGCGACCCTTCAAAGGCTAACGGAAGAGGCCTTCTCAATGGCATGGACAAAGACTTCAA TCCTACCCCTGGTAGTCGCCAGGCCTCGCCCACCGAGGCTGTGGAGAGGATGGGCCCTGGTCAGGGTGGCATGGAGATGATGGGACAACATCCGCACCAACATCAACACCAACATCAGCATCCCCACCAACATCAGCACCTGCATCAGCACCAGCACCCCCATCACGCTCACgccatgcagcagcagcagcagcagcagcagcagcaacagcagcagcaacagcaacagcagcagaacgcTGTGCAGAACAAGGGCCCCAATGAGGACTTCCAGGGCCACGACGGCCAGGGCATGGGAGgcatggagcagcagcagcagcagcagcagcagcagcagcagcaggctggtGTGGAGTCTCTGCAGTTTGACTACGTCGGAAACCAGATCCAGGTGGACTCCTCCGGGACCCCTGTGGGACTGTTTGACTACAACTCCCAGCAGCAG CTGTTCCAGAGATCCAACCATCTGACCGTTCAGCAGCTCACTGCTGCTCAGCAACAACAATATGCTCTAGCTGcagcgcagcagcagcatctgG CTGGACTTGCCCCTGCTTTTGTGCCAAACCCGTACATCATCAACGCTGGTCCTCCTGGGACTGACCCCTACACCGCCGCAGGCCTGGCCGCCGCAGCCTCGCTCGCAG GGCCAACAGTTGTCCCGCCGCAGTACTACGGTGTACCGTGGGGCGTGTATCCAGCCAACCTTTTTCAGCAACAGGCCGCAGCAAATGCCAATCACTCGGCCAATCAGCAAGCATCCAATCAGGGACCAGGTCCGGggcaacag GTGATGCGCACAGGAAACAACCAGCGGCCCCTGACCCCAGGCCAGGGCCAGCAAAGCCAACAGGAGAGTCTGGCTGCTGCGGCGGCCGCAGCTAACCCCGCCCTGGCCTACGCCGGTATGTCAG gctaccaggtgttGGCCCCTGCTGCTTACTATGACCAGAATGGTGCCCTGGTgatgggccccggggcccgcggTGGTCTAGGAGGCCCCATGCGTCTTGTCcaaactcctctcctcctgaacCCTGCCGCAGCCCAGGCCG CGTCTGCATCTGGCTCGGGCAACATGTCGGGCCCTCAGGGGAACGCGATGTACCGCTCCctaacccagcagcagcagtcccaggcccagcagcaacaacaggcccagcagcagcaacaggcccagcagcaacagcagcaacagcagcagcaacagcagcaacagcagcagcaacagcagcagcagggcctgCCCTACGCCTCGGCCTCgctgccccccacctcccaGAGCAGCTCCCTGTTCTCCCACGCCTCGGccggccagcccccccccagctcctcgcTGGGCTTTGGCGGCGCACAGGGCTCCCTCGGCGTGGGCTTGGCCTCGGCACTCGGGGGCTTTGGCTCCTCGGGTCAGTCTCCACACGCAAAtg TGTCCAGCTCCAGCAGTAGCAGTGTCTCCCGCAGAGATTCCTTGCTGGCCAACTCCGACCTCTACAAGCGCGGCGGCAGCAGCCTCACCCCCATCGGCCAGCCCTTCTACAACAGCCTGGGCTACTCGTCCTCGCCCAGCCCCATCGGCCTGACCCCTGGACACTCCCCGctcacccccccgccctccctgccctcctcccACGGCTCATCCTCCAGCCTTCACCTCG gAGGTCTGACCAACGGTAGCGGGCGCTACATCTCGGCGGCCCCGGGCGCGGAGGCCAAGTACCGCAGCAGCGGCAGCGCCTCCAGCCTGTTCAACTCCAGCAGCCAGCTGTTCCCGCCGGCCCGGCCCCGCTACAGCCGCTCAGACGTCATGCCCTCCGGACGCAGCCGGCTGCTGGAGGACTTCCGCAACAACCGCTTCCCCAACCTGCAGCTGCGCGACCTGCCCGGCCACATGGTGGAGTTCTCCCAGGACCAGCACGGCTCCAG GTTCATCCAACAGAAGCTGGAGAGGGCCACGCCCGCCGAGAGACAGATGGTGTTTGGCGAAATCCTGCAGGCGGCGTACCAGCTGATGACGGACGTGTTTGGGAACTATGTAATCCAGAAGTTCTTTGAG TTTGGGAGCGCGGACCAGAAGCTGGCCCTCGCCACCAGGATCCGTGGCCACGTGCTGCCCCTGGCTCTGCAGATGTACGGCTGCAGGGTCATCCAGAAGGCCCTGGAGTCCATCTCCTCCGACCAGCAGGTAATT AGCGACATCGTGCGTGAGCTGGACGGTCACGTGCTCAAGTGTGTGAAGGACCAGAACGGCAACCACGTGGTGCAGAAGTGCATCGAGTGTGTCCAGCCGCAGGCCCTGCAATTCATCATCGACGCCTTCcagggccag GTATTCGTGCTGTCCACCCACCCATACGGCTGCAGGGTGATCCAGAGGATTCTGGAGCACTGCACCCAGGAGCAGACCCTGCCCATCCTGGAGGAGCTGCACCAACACTCCGAGCAGCTGGGCCAG AAGTATCAAGGCGTATCATTGGAGATGACGCCCAAAACATATTATACAGTGTCCAGCGATGCACTGTTCAAG GACCAGTACGGTAACTATGTGATTCAGCACGTCCTGGAGCACGGCAGACCTGAGGACAAGAGCAAAATCGTGGCCGAGGTGCGCGGGAAGGTCCTTGTCCTGAGTCAGCATAAATTTGCAAG CAACGTGGTGGAGAAGTGTGTGATCCACTCGTCTCGTGCCGAGAGGGCCCTGCTCATCGACGAGGTGTGCTGCCAGAAGGACGGCCCCCACAGCGCCTTGTACACCATGATGAAGGACCAGTACGCCAACTACGTTGTCCAGAGGATGATCGACATGGCAGAGCCTGCCCAACGCAAGATCATCATGCACAAG ATCCGGCCTCACATCGCCACCTTGCGCAAGTACACCTACGGCAAGCACATCCTGGCCAAGCTGGAGAAGTACTACATGAAGAGTGGCGCCGACCTAGGGCCCATCGGGGGCCCCACAAACGGCCTCATGTAG